Proteins encoded together in one Rana temporaria chromosome 6, aRanTem1.1, whole genome shotgun sequence window:
- the EPC2 gene encoding enhancer of polycomb homolog 2 has protein sequence MSKLSFRARALDATKPLPIYRGKDMPDLNDCVSINRAVPQMPTGMEKEEESEHHLQRAISAQQVFREKKESMVIPVPEAESNVHYYSRLYKGEFKQPKQFIHIQPFNLDNEQPDYDMDSEDETLINRLNRKMELKPLQFEIMIDRLEKASSNQLVTLQEAKLLLNEDDYLIKSVYDYWVRKRKNCRGPSLIPLIKQEKRDGSTNSDPYVAFRRRTEKMQTRKNRKNDEASYEKMLKLRREFSRAITILEMIKRREKTKRELLHLTLEVVEKRYNLGDFGGEILNEIKIPKIEKEAHTIPTLLHNGNHHRVPECKAKNIHHPSVKEETLDIVRLKKKYPKKPKAELVATPLPLPASEPSPVINKSDLKQYDFHSSDDEEFPQVPSPVSEMEEDDDPDGPFAFRRRTGCQYYAPRLDQMEDTSENTDLSSLARFRYRHCLTTLTIPRRCIGFARRRLGRGGRVIMDRLSTPHDPILTQLDPEMLSSSSSSSQVAQPPPDYSRTNASDRHCENRLSLSEILSNIRSRRLQCFQPRRIPFPDNDSEECTSRIVGHAVSIKRATLLNTSKNGLTVTGGITEEQFQTHQQQLVQMQRQQLAQLQQKQQSQQSSQQIHPKAQGSGNSDCMSKTLDSASAHFAASAVVHSPAPGRSEVTKDQSTGHSNLNGVVQPPGGNAKTLYSTNVALSSSPGISTVQLVRTVGHPTTNHLIPTLCTSTPQNLPMSNSCLTNTVHLNNVSVVSPVNVHINTRTSAPSPTALKLATVAASMDRVPKVTPSSAISSIARENHEPERLGLNGIADTTVAMEVT, from the exons GAACATCATTTACAACGAGCTATCTCGGCACAACAGGTTtttagagaaaagaaagaaagcatgGTTATTCCCGTTCCTGAGGCTGAGAGCAATGTCCACTACTACAGTCGCCTGTACAAAGGAGAATTTAAACAGCCCAAGCAGTTCATTCACATTCAAC catttaATCTGGACAATGAGCAGCCAGATTATGATATGGACTCTGAAGATGAGACATTAATTAATCGGCTCAACAGGAAAATGGAACTTAAACCACTGCAGTTTGAAATTATGATTGACCGTCTGGAAAAGGCAAGCTCCAATCAG CTTGTCACTCTTCAGGAAGCAAAGTTGCTGCTAAACGAAGATGATTACCTTATCAAATCTGTGTATGACTACTGGGTAAGAAAACGGAAAAACTGCAGGGGGCCATCCCTCATTCCCCTAATCAAACAAGAGAAACGTGACGGATCTACGAACAGCGATCCGTATGTCGCATTCCGGCGTAGAACTGAGAAGATGCAAACCCGAAAG AATCGTAAGAATGATGAAGCATCTTACGAGAAGATGTTGAAGTTACGAAGGGAGTTTAGCCGAGCCATAACCATTTTAGAAATGATCAAACGAAGAGAAAAGACGAAGCGGGAATTGCTGCATTTAACGTTGGAAGTAGTGGAGAAGAG GTATAATTTGGGTGACTTTGGTGGTGAAATATTGAATGAAATTAAAATTCCGAAAATTGAGAAGGAAGCCCATACTATTCCGACATTACTACACAATGGGAACCATCATAGAGTTCCAGAATGCAAAGCAAAG AATATTCATCACCCATCTGTCAAAGAAGAAACGTTGGATATTGTCCGGCTAAAAAAGAAGTACCCAAAGAAGCCAAAAGCAGAATTGGTTGCGACACCTCTGCCCCTACCCGCCTCCGAGCCATCGCCAGTAATTAACAAGAGTGATCTCAAACAATATGACTTTCACAGTTCTGACGATGAAGAGTTCCCACAG GTACCTTCACCGGTGTCTGAGATGGAGGAAGACGATGACCCCGATGGCCCCTTTGCCTTCAGGAGAAGAACTGGATGCCAGTATTATGCA cCACGATTGGACCAAATGGAGGATACTTCAGAAAACACAGATCTGTCATCATTGGCTAGATTTCGGTATAGGCATTGCCTCACCACTCTCACAATTCCCCGAAGATGTATAGGTTTCGCAAGGAGACGGCTTGGCCGAGGTGGAAG GGTTATAATGGACAGACTATCCACACCCCATGACCCCATCCTAACGCAGTTGGACCCGGAAATGTTGTCTAGTTCTTCAAGCTCTTCCCAAGTTGCACAGCCCCCTCCCGATTACTCACGGACCAATGCTTCCGATAGACATTGTGAAAACAGACTTTCTCTTTCTGAGATCCTAAGCAATATTAGGTCGCGTCGACTGCAGTGTTTCCAGCCAAGACGAATACCTTTTCCAGACAATGATAGTGAAGAATGTACCTCAAGGATAGTAGGACATGCTGTGAGCATTAAACGAGCCACTTTACTGAACACCAGCAAGAACGGACTGACAG TTACGGGAGGCATCACAGAGGAGCAGTTCCAGACTCATCAACAGCAGTTGGTGCAAATGCAAAGACAGCAGTTGGCTCAGCTACAACAGAAACAGCAGTCCCAGCAGTCGTCGCAGCAGATACATCCAAAAGCACAG GGCTCTGGAAATTCTGACTGCATGTCCAAGACACTGGACTCGGCTAGCGCCCATTTTGCTGCATCCGCTGTGGTCCATTCACCAGCGCCGGGCCGCAGTGAAGTGACCAAGGATCAAAGTACAGGCCACAGCAACCTGAACGGTGTTGTCCAACCTCCaggag GAAACGCTAAGACGCTGTACTCCACAAACGTGGCGCTATCATCCAGCCCTGGAATCTCTACCGTTCAGCTTGTACGGACAGTCGGACATCCCACCACTAACCACTTAATCCCAACCTTATGCACAAGTACACCCCAGAACCTTCCTATGAGTAATTCCTGCCTAACGAACACCGTTCACCTCAACAATGTCAGTGTTGTGTCACCTGTCAATGTGCATATCAACACAAGGACTTCTGCTCCATCTCCCACAGCCTTAAAACTCGCCACAGTCGCTGCCAGCATGGACCGGGTGCCAAAGGTTACTccaagcagtgccatcagcagcaTAGCCAG